A portion of the Algisphaera agarilytica genome contains these proteins:
- a CDS encoding phytanoyl-CoA dioxygenase family protein: MPTSSTRSPDTLDGIHSGFLTPEAQAFYAEQGYLIVENAVSPEQLAAINDETLRMCRGELGRFDGWTGPHDGQSDLDVLRQYLCIHFPHKLSPLMHEQLAHPAIVETLTGVIGPDVKCMQSMLFIKAAGKPGQAWHQDEDYIPTRDRSLTGAWIALDDATVDNGCLWVIPGSHKPGVLWPQKFQKSQDFDCTHESYGYPYTDEDAVPVEVKAGSIVFFNGYLLHRSLPNRAPEGTFRRVLVNHYMSASSLLPWINGSIEEHDTFLDDDRSIAKTDVRDIVMIAGNDPYAWMGIKERNEPHVRPTGEGGCSRGETKSEIE, translated from the coding sequence ATGCCCACCTCATCCACCCGCTCGCCCGACACTCTCGACGGCATCCACTCCGGCTTCCTCACCCCCGAGGCCCAGGCGTTCTACGCCGAACAGGGCTACCTGATCGTGGAGAACGCGGTTTCACCCGAGCAGCTTGCCGCAATCAACGACGAAACGCTCCGGATGTGCCGCGGCGAACTGGGCCGGTTCGACGGCTGGACCGGGCCGCACGACGGGCAGAGCGACCTCGACGTGCTCCGGCAATATCTGTGCATCCACTTCCCGCACAAACTCTCACCCCTGATGCACGAGCAGCTCGCCCACCCGGCGATCGTGGAAACGCTTACCGGCGTCATCGGACCCGACGTCAAGTGCATGCAGTCGATGCTCTTCATCAAGGCCGCGGGCAAGCCCGGCCAGGCCTGGCACCAGGACGAAGACTACATCCCCACCCGCGACCGCTCACTCACAGGCGCGTGGATCGCCCTCGACGACGCCACCGTCGACAACGGATGCCTCTGGGTGATCCCCGGCTCGCACAAGCCCGGCGTGCTTTGGCCACAGAAATTCCAGAAGAGCCAGGACTTCGACTGCACCCACGAGAGCTACGGCTATCCCTACACCGATGAAGACGCCGTGCCGGTCGAGGTGAAGGCCGGCAGCATCGTGTTCTTCAACGGCTATCTCCTCCACCGCTCATTGCCCAACCGCGCACCCGAGGGCACGTTCCGTCGGGTGCTGGTCAACCACTACATGAGCGCCTCGTCGCTGCTGCCCTGGATCAACGGCAGCATCGAAGAGCACGACACCTTCCTCGACGACGACCGATCCATTGCCAAGACCGACGTGCGCGACATCGTCATGATTGCGGGCAATGACCCCTACGCCTGGATGGGGATCAAGGAGCGGAACGAGCCTCACGTCCGACCCACCGGCGAGGGCGGGTGCTCGCGAGGCGAGACCAAGTCCGAAATCGAGTAA
- a CDS encoding agmatine deiminase family protein, with the protein MPSRRAFVKHSLALTTAGLWVGRGHAQPAGEEGQKNVQPKRYRMPIESDPHERTFMQWPSNSRVYGGARWLRQAQASIAQIANTIARYEPVVMLASVKERERLRKQLDRGVEHWDIPTDDLWCRDSGPTFVCSAEGDLAIAELNFNGWGNKQTHRRDGDVLKRVAERMNLEVFDSGVVGEGGGIETDGAGTLMAHESSWVNPNRNPGLNRDEIEARLLQAFGAERMIWAPGVAGADITDYHIDSLARFVEPGVVLIQLPGQLDPGDPWSVSAFETHDILQAARDARGRKLEIVVVSGPTRPRIDSVDFAGSYVNYYVCNGAVIASEFGDAAADENAKAILSELYPGREVVMLNTDTLGEYGGGIHCATQQQPKT; encoded by the coding sequence ATGCCGAGCCGCCGAGCGTTTGTGAAACACAGCCTGGCCCTGACGACAGCGGGGCTTTGGGTCGGCCGTGGCCATGCCCAACCTGCGGGAGAAGAGGGACAAAAGAACGTGCAGCCGAAACGCTACCGGATGCCGATTGAGTCCGATCCGCACGAGCGGACGTTTATGCAGTGGCCGTCGAACTCACGCGTGTACGGCGGCGCACGCTGGCTGCGGCAGGCGCAGGCCTCGATTGCGCAGATCGCTAACACGATTGCCCGCTACGAGCCGGTGGTGATGCTCGCTTCGGTCAAAGAACGCGAACGCCTCCGCAAGCAGCTGGACCGCGGCGTCGAACACTGGGACATCCCGACGGATGACTTGTGGTGTCGCGACAGCGGGCCGACGTTTGTGTGCTCGGCCGAGGGCGATCTTGCGATCGCCGAACTGAACTTCAACGGCTGGGGCAACAAGCAGACCCACCGCCGCGACGGCGACGTTTTGAAACGCGTGGCCGAGCGCATGAACCTTGAGGTCTTCGACAGCGGCGTGGTGGGCGAGGGCGGCGGCATCGAGACCGACGGCGCGGGCACCCTCATGGCCCACGAGAGTTCCTGGGTGAATCCCAACCGCAACCCCGGGCTGAACCGCGACGAGATCGAAGCGCGGCTGCTCCAGGCTTTTGGCGCCGAGCGGATGATCTGGGCCCCGGGCGTGGCCGGCGCCGACATCACCGACTACCACATCGATTCGCTGGCCCGTTTCGTCGAGCCTGGCGTCGTACTCATTCAACTCCCGGGCCAGCTCGATCCGGGCGACCCCTGGTCGGTCTCGGCCTTCGAGACCCATGACATCCTCCAGGCCGCCCGGGACGCCCGGGGCCGGAAGCTCGAGATCGTGGTGGTGTCCGGCCCGACCCGCCCGCGCATCGACTCGGTGGATTTTGCCGGCAGCTACGTGAATTACTACGTGTGCAACGGCGCGGTCATCGCTTCGGAGTTTGGTGATGCTGCGGCGGATGAAAACGCCAAAGCGATTCTGTCTGAGCTGTACCCCGGACGCGAGGTGGTCATGCTCAACACCGACACGCTGGGCGAGTACGGCGGCGGCATCCACTGCGCCACCCAGCAGCAACCCAAAACGTGA
- a CDS encoding ABC transporter ATP-binding protein: protein MSEAVAEIQQVTKVYQKSKLAPPVHALAGVDLVIPRGQYIAIMGPSGSGKSTMMNIIGCLDRPTSGKYLLDGEDVATMSDERLSKVRGKRLGFVFQAFNLIPQLSVQENVAVPLFYQGISPARRRELAAVALDKVQLAERMDHRPSELSGGQQQRVAIARALVNEPSILLADEPTGALDTKTGDAILEIFEELHNNGQTVVVITHDEEVAHHCERVVRLRDGLIDRDEAGGKSAAVAAQAT from the coding sequence ATGTCTGAAGCTGTCGCCGAGATCCAGCAGGTCACCAAGGTCTACCAGAAGTCCAAGCTCGCCCCGCCGGTGCACGCCTTGGCGGGGGTCGATCTGGTGATCCCGCGCGGGCAGTACATCGCGATCATGGGCCCCTCGGGCAGCGGCAAGTCCACGATGATGAACATCATCGGCTGCCTCGACCGGCCGACCTCGGGCAAGTACCTGCTCGACGGCGAAGACGTCGCCACGATGAGCGACGAACGGCTGTCCAAAGTCCGGGGCAAGCGGCTGGGTTTCGTCTTCCAGGCCTTCAACCTCATCCCCCAACTCAGCGTGCAGGAAAACGTCGCGGTGCCGTTGTTCTACCAGGGCATCTCCCCGGCCAGACGCCGAGAACTGGCGGCCGTGGCGTTGGACAAGGTGCAGCTGGCCGAGCGGATGGACCACCGGCCGTCGGAGCTGTCGGGCGGTCAGCAGCAGCGTGTGGCGATCGCCCGGGCGCTGGTGAACGAGCCGAGCATCCTGCTGGCCGACGAGCCGACGGGGGCGCTCGACACCAAGACCGGCGACGCGATCCTCGAGATCTTCGAAGAGCTGCACAACAACGGCCAGACCGTGGTGGTCATCACCCACGACGAGGAAGTCGCCCACCACTGCGAACGCGTCGTCCGTCTCCGCGACGGCCTGATCGACCGCGACGAAGCAGGCGGCAAGTCCGCGGCGGTCGCGGCCCAGGCGACCTGA
- a CDS encoding AraC family transcriptional regulator, with translation MAMSANPKNISKIDCPLPSQAAWSQVDYAPGGVCGPRIQQDVQMVILDRGSLRVTTDGREQPVRVGEVVCQWPGGHEQYAFDPDEVSTHRWVALTFDKRSAITKWLKQKRAAASPIRRESKLMRQLFDSAMQLVRSTDPAAETAWAHLALAYFEAYLMDEGLDEAGRVAPLHPALLSMRSTIAEQFAEPLTLEDLAAACSVSTNHLVRLCREQLDTTPMRLLWETRVDQGVELLRSTGLTISEIAYRVGFANPFHFSRRCKERHGQSPRALRQQAWATEG, from the coding sequence ATGGCCATGTCTGCCAATCCAAAAAACATATCCAAAATTGATTGCCCGCTGCCCAGCCAAGCGGCCTGGTCGCAGGTCGATTACGCGCCGGGCGGGGTCTGCGGCCCACGTATCCAGCAGGATGTGCAGATGGTCATCCTCGACCGCGGCTCGTTGCGGGTCACGACCGACGGGCGGGAGCAGCCGGTCCGTGTCGGCGAGGTGGTGTGTCAGTGGCCCGGCGGTCACGAACAATACGCCTTCGATCCCGATGAAGTCTCGACCCACCGCTGGGTGGCCCTCACGTTCGACAAGCGATCTGCGATCACCAAATGGTTGAAGCAGAAGCGGGCGGCCGCTTCCCCCATACGCCGAGAGTCGAAGCTGATGCGGCAGCTGTTTGACTCGGCGATGCAGTTGGTACGCAGCACCGACCCCGCGGCCGAAACCGCCTGGGCGCATCTGGCGTTGGCGTACTTCGAGGCGTATCTGATGGATGAGGGGCTCGACGAGGCCGGTCGCGTGGCGCCATTGCACCCCGCTTTGCTCTCGATGCGCTCCACCATCGCGGAGCAGTTCGCCGAGCCCCTCACGCTCGAAGACCTAGCCGCCGCGTGTTCGGTTTCCACGAATCATCTCGTACGGCTGTGCCGTGAACAACTCGACACCACCCCGATGCGTCTGCTGTGGGAGACCCGCGTCGATCAGGGCGTCGAGCTCCTGCGCAGCACCGGCCTGACCATCAGCGAGATCGCCTACCGCGTGGGCTTCGCCAACCCATTCCATTTTTCAAGACGCTGCAAAGAACGACACGGCCAGTCGCCCCGGGCGCTACGCCAGCAAGCATGGGCAACCGAGGGGTAA
- a CDS encoding alkaline phosphatase D family protein, whose product MHRCTERLSVLLVAMATAWGCTAEPGPEVQAVEPPSVIAFASCLKTRYPAPTFDHLLAAQPDVLVMMGDNVYVDIPEVPTRAEQFRPYYDELEAQPYWPRVRDEVPLVLATYDDHDFGKNDAGVEWELKETGRAELIRFFPDSAALIPADRDGVYHATTLGPEGQRVQFIVLDTRWFRDQPERSEVPRSQRRGGPYLPMADTSRTLLGEAQWAWLEEQLRQPADVRVIVSSIQVVAREHGWECWGNFPHELERLYGLIGETRAEGVVFLSGDRHLAELSRDTDPATPYPMWDATSSGMNQPERAVNEPNRYRVGEVRRMSHFALLRIDWADQPALTFEWLDDRGAVFASQSIVLSELGFAGR is encoded by the coding sequence ATGCACCGATGCACCGAACGGTTGAGTGTTCTGTTGGTCGCCATGGCGACGGCTTGGGGTTGCACGGCCGAGCCCGGGCCCGAAGTGCAGGCTGTCGAGCCGCCCAGTGTGATCGCGTTCGCCTCGTGTCTGAAGACCCGCTATCCGGCCCCAACGTTCGACCACCTGCTCGCGGCGCAGCCCGACGTCTTGGTCATGATGGGTGACAACGTGTACGTCGACATCCCGGAGGTGCCCACGCGGGCCGAGCAGTTCCGTCCGTACTACGACGAGCTCGAAGCCCAGCCGTACTGGCCGCGCGTTCGGGACGAGGTGCCGCTGGTGCTGGCGACCTACGACGACCACGACTTCGGCAAGAACGACGCGGGTGTCGAATGGGAACTCAAAGAAACCGGCCGGGCGGAGCTGATCCGTTTCTTCCCCGACTCGGCCGCGCTCATCCCCGCCGACCGCGACGGGGTCTACCACGCCACAACGCTCGGGCCCGAAGGCCAGCGGGTGCAATTCATCGTGCTGGACACGCGGTGGTTCCGAGACCAACCCGAACGCAGCGAGGTGCCACGCAGCCAACGCCGGGGCGGCCCGTATCTCCCGATGGCCGACACCTCGCGGACGCTGCTGGGCGAAGCGCAATGGGCATGGCTCGAAGAGCAGCTGCGCCAGCCCGCCGACGTCCGGGTGATCGTGTCTAGCATCCAGGTCGTCGCCCGGGAACACGGCTGGGAGTGCTGGGGCAACTTCCCGCACGAACTCGAACGGCTGTATGGCTTGATCGGCGAGACCCGGGCCGAGGGCGTGGTGTTTCTCAGCGGCGATCGGCACCTCGCCGAGTTGTCCCGTGATACGGACCCGGCCACGCCGTATCCCATGTGGGACGCGACCTCGTCGGGGATGAATCAGCCGGAGCGGGCCGTCAACGAGCCCAACCGGTACCGCGTCGGCGAGGTGCGGCGGATGAGCCACTTCGCATTGCTCCGCATCGATTGGGCCGACCAGCCAGCGCTGACCTTCGAATGGCTCGACGACCGCGGGGCGGTGTTTGCGTCGCAGTCGATCGTCTTGTCTGAGCTAGGCTTCGCCGGGCGTTAA
- a CDS encoding nucleoside deaminase, whose translation MPLDDDHYMRAAIQVARGNPAAPFGAVLIDPATHETLAVGLNDSKRDPTQHGEIDVLQKAAAAHGRAKIKGATLYTTAEPCPMCMTACVWAEVGRVVYGTSIPHLAATGWRQLDLRASEIADRAGWSTDRVVGGVLAAECDPMFDAAIRSS comes from the coding sequence ATGCCACTTGACGATGACCATTACATGCGTGCCGCGATCCAGGTCGCCCGTGGCAACCCGGCCGCGCCGTTCGGCGCCGTGCTAATCGATCCCGCCACCCACGAAACCCTCGCGGTCGGGCTCAACGACTCCAAGCGCGACCCCACGCAACACGGCGAGATCGACGTGCTGCAAAAAGCCGCCGCGGCCCACGGCCGCGCGAAGATCAAGGGGGCCACGCTCTACACCACCGCCGAGCCGTGCCCGATGTGCATGACCGCCTGCGTCTGGGCCGAGGTCGGCCGGGTGGTGTACGGCACGTCGATCCCGCACCTGGCCGCGACCGGTTGGCGTCAACTCGACCTACGCGCATCCGAGATCGCCGACCGGGCGGGGTGGTCAACCGATCGGGTGGTCGGCGGGGTTCTGGCGGCCGAGTGTGACCCGATGTTCGACGCCGCGATCCGATCCAGTTAG
- a CDS encoding sugar phosphate isomerase/epimerase family protein produces METISYRHVWGMNTIDTTTVERVAAEGWDGIEAGVGWLEKIDPEAKRIAERGLGLVAQVYTVRPDDAPDPIAAHLDAMRQQLETALPYQPRLINIHTGEDAWGFAEMVGFFENALAMAQELGLNVAFETHRSRCLFHPRITMDILRELPDLQINADLSHFTCVCERVEQIDDYGLIDLLARHTAYVHCRVGHSQGPQVSDPRIEQWAETREVFEGWWVRLARGMQARGLPFSYCPEFGPPPYLPLDPHTGKPVADLEEIVNWQRGRIDSLIQALD; encoded by the coding sequence TTGGAAACCATCAGCTACCGCCACGTCTGGGGCATGAACACCATCGACACCACCACGGTCGAGCGCGTGGCGGCAGAGGGCTGGGACGGCATCGAGGCGGGCGTGGGCTGGCTGGAAAAGATCGACCCCGAGGCAAAGCGAATCGCCGAGCGGGGCTTGGGGTTGGTTGCTCAGGTGTACACCGTCAGGCCCGACGACGCCCCCGACCCGATCGCCGCGCACCTCGACGCGATGCGGCAGCAACTCGAAACCGCCCTGCCCTATCAGCCCCGGCTGATCAACATCCACACGGGCGAAGACGCCTGGGGTTTCGCCGAGATGGTCGGCTTCTTCGAGAACGCCTTGGCGATGGCGCAGGAGTTGGGCCTCAACGTGGCCTTCGAAACCCACCGCTCGCGCTGCCTGTTCCACCCGCGGATCACCATGGACATCCTGCGTGAGCTGCCCGACCTGCAGATCAACGCGGACCTCAGCCACTTCACCTGCGTCTGTGAACGGGTTGAGCAGATCGACGACTACGGCCTGATCGACCTGCTCGCCCGGCACACCGCCTACGTGCACTGCCGGGTCGGCCACAGCCAGGGCCCACAGGTCAGCGACCCGCGCATCGAACAGTGGGCCGAGACACGAGAAGTCTTCGAAGGATGGTGGGTGCGCCTGGCCCGGGGCATGCAAGCCCGCGGCCTACCGTTCTCCTACTGCCCCGAGTTCGGCCCGCCGCCGTACCTCCCGCTCGACCCGCACACCGGCAAGCCCGTCGCCGACCTCGAAGAGATCGTGAACTGGCAGCGCGGCCGTATCGACTCGCTGATTCAAGCGCTCGATTGA
- the sucC gene encoding ADP-forming succinate--CoA ligase subunit beta, whose protein sequence is MKIHEYQSRELLEKFGVPVPGGIVVDNADQAAEAFDKLAADGTTLAVVKAQVHAGGRGKGGGVKLVKSADEAKDAAATILSKPLVTPQTGPEGVPVNKLLIASGVDIEKEYYLGIVVDRAQGCPVLMGSAEGGMDIEEVAATTPEKIIKEPIDPVAGLQPYQARKVAFAMGFKGKQVGQAVKVMGALTKLFLGTDASLVEINPLIVTPASEEHPDGQVLAIDAKIDFDDNAMFRHKDIKALEDPAEVDPAEAKAAEYGLSYINLDGNIGCLVNGAGLAMATMDIIKLHGGEPANFLDVGGSASEEAVTEAFRIILADDGVKGILVNIFGGIAKCDTIANAIVAAAKQVGFSVPLVVRLEGTNVEPARVILENAKADIPTMIVGSDLTDAAQKITAAIAA, encoded by the coding sequence ATGAAGATCCACGAATACCAGTCGCGTGAACTCCTCGAGAAGTTCGGCGTTCCCGTCCCCGGCGGCATTGTCGTCGATAACGCCGACCAGGCCGCCGAGGCCTTCGACAAGCTCGCCGCGGACGGCACCACGCTTGCCGTGGTCAAGGCCCAGGTCCACGCCGGCGGCCGTGGCAAAGGCGGCGGGGTGAAGCTGGTCAAGTCGGCCGACGAAGCCAAAGACGCCGCGGCGACCATCCTCAGCAAGCCGCTGGTCACCCCCCAGACCGGCCCCGAAGGCGTGCCCGTCAACAAGCTGCTGATCGCTTCGGGCGTGGATATCGAAAAAGAGTACTACCTCGGCATCGTCGTGGACCGTGCTCAAGGCTGCCCCGTGCTGATGGGCTCGGCCGAGGGCGGCATGGACATCGAAGAGGTCGCCGCGACGACCCCCGAGAAGATCATCAAGGAACCGATTGATCCGGTCGCCGGCCTCCAGCCGTACCAGGCCCGCAAGGTCGCCTTCGCCATGGGCTTCAAGGGCAAGCAGGTCGGCCAGGCCGTGAAGGTCATGGGCGCCCTCACCAAGCTCTTCCTCGGCACCGACGCTAGCCTCGTGGAGATCAACCCGCTGATCGTCACCCCCGCCAGCGAAGAACACCCCGACGGCCAGGTCCTGGCGATCGACGCGAAGATCGACTTCGACGACAACGCCATGTTCCGCCACAAGGACATCAAGGCCCTCGAAGACCCCGCCGAGGTCGACCCCGCCGAGGCCAAGGCCGCGGAGTACGGCCTGTCGTACATCAACCTCGACGGCAACATCGGCTGCCTCGTCAACGGTGCCGGCCTCGCGATGGCCACCATGGACATCATCAAGCTCCACGGCGGCGAACCCGCCAACTTCCTCGATGTCGGCGGCAGCGCTTCGGAAGAAGCCGTGACCGAGGCCTTCCGCATCATCCTCGCCGACGACGGTGTGAAGGGCATCCTCGTCAACATCTTCGGCGGCATCGCCAAGTGCGACACCATCGCCAACGCCATCGTCGCCGCCGCCAAACAGGTAGGCTTCAGCGTGCCGCTGGTCGTCCGCCTCGAAGGCACCAACGTCGAACCCGCCCGCGTGATCCTCGAAAACGCCAAGGCCGACATCCCCACGATGATCGTCGGCAGCGACCTCACCGACGCCGCCCAGAAGATCACCGCAGCCATCGCGGCGTGA
- a CDS encoding alkaline phosphatase family protein, whose protein sequence is MAESKLLVLYVPSLDRRWLDPGLTPFVCEALARHGETLLHTHPSPELLATMITGTWPHEHGCWQVSRLPPAPRTALQKLIDCLPHRWTTTFQCLRHRLNPEFDVPTVEPRRRRQLKFHRIKNMRRKGGDAQEIRLDVPTVFDLLGSEASRFHTVFSFDIHPKLADLIDGEPVLDMIELYTLDLFSHWNIDRPEAMRQQIAEVDRQLAETTAKADALGVTTLLVVDHGHEPTRNTIDLAKVLRETGVPEDEYLFYAEVGNARLWYDTDRARQVIESALRELEHATYLTAEEMAKHHIHFPPESGFGDGYLNSHAGTILFPHDFYHPLVNAYMARKTTEQVGRKISPIHRGNHGGLPDQHPVDTGYLVPLNGSFAPLPNEASIIDVAPTMFSLLGKETPEGMAGRILLERATT, encoded by the coding sequence ATGGCGGAATCGAAATTATTGGTGCTCTACGTTCCCAGCCTGGACCGGCGGTGGCTGGACCCCGGGCTGACGCCTTTCGTCTGCGAAGCCCTCGCCCGCCACGGCGAGACACTGCTGCACACCCACCCCTCGCCCGAACTGCTGGCCACGATGATCACCGGGACCTGGCCGCACGAGCACGGCTGCTGGCAAGTCAGCCGGCTGCCCCCCGCTCCCCGGACCGCGCTGCAGAAGCTGATAGACTGTCTCCCCCATCGCTGGACCACCACGTTCCAGTGCCTCCGCCACCGGCTCAACCCCGAGTTCGATGTGCCCACCGTCGAGCCCCGGCGAAGACGACAGCTGAAATTCCACCGCATCAAGAACATGCGCCGCAAAGGCGGCGACGCCCAGGAGATCCGGCTGGACGTGCCCACGGTGTTCGACCTCCTGGGTAGCGAGGCCAGCCGGTTCCACACTGTGTTCTCCTTCGACATCCACCCGAAACTCGCCGACCTGATCGACGGCGAACCGGTGCTGGACATGATCGAGCTCTACACGCTGGACCTGTTTAGCCACTGGAACATCGACCGCCCCGAAGCGATGCGTCAGCAGATCGCTGAGGTCGATCGCCAACTTGCCGAGACCACCGCCAAGGCCGACGCGCTGGGCGTCACCACGCTGCTGGTCGTCGACCACGGCCACGAGCCCACCCGCAACACCATCGACCTGGCGAAAGTGCTGCGCGAAACCGGGGTGCCCGAAGACGAGTACCTCTTCTACGCCGAGGTGGGCAACGCCCGGCTGTGGTACGACACCGACCGGGCCCGCCAAGTGATCGAGTCGGCCTTGCGGGAGTTGGAACACGCGACCTACCTCACCGCCGAGGAGATGGCCAAGCACCATATCCACTTCCCGCCGGAGTCGGGCTTCGGCGACGGCTACCTCAACAGCCACGCCGGCACGATCCTGTTCCCCCACGACTTCTACCACCCGCTGGTCAACGCCTACATGGCCCGCAAGACCACCGAGCAGGTCGGCCGAAAGATCAGCCCGATCCACCGCGGCAACCACGGCGGCCTGCCCGACCAGCACCCCGTCGACACCGGCTACCTCGTTCCGCTCAACGGCAGCTTCGCCCCGTTGCCGAATGAAGCGTCGATCATCGACGTCGCCCCGACGATGTTCTCGCTGCTGGGCAAAGAAACGCCCGAAGGAATGGCCGGCCGGATCCTTCTCGAACGCGCGACAACCTAG
- a CDS encoding SDR family oxidoreductase has product MRLDLTGKTALVTGANRGIGKSIVEAFLAAGVAKVYAAARQPESVQPLIDEYGDKVVAIALDLVDADSIAAAAQTASDVDIVVNNGGVLKNGNPLDDNVLDNIDFEFDVNVKGLVRVAQAFAPVLKANGGGALAQLNSIASIRNFAPFTSYAASKAAAYSLTQGLREALAEQNTLVVSVHPGPIATDMGDDAGFEGAPPATVVADALVAGLQEGTFHVFPDAMAKDFWGAYEGYAQAIIEPALSEG; this is encoded by the coding sequence ATGAGACTCGACCTCACCGGCAAAACCGCTCTCGTCACCGGCGCCAACCGCGGCATCGGGAAATCCATCGTCGAAGCCTTCCTCGCCGCCGGCGTGGCCAAGGTCTACGCCGCCGCCCGCCAACCCGAATCGGTCCAACCCCTGATCGATGAGTACGGCGATAAGGTCGTTGCGATCGCGCTCGACCTCGTGGACGCCGACTCGATCGCCGCCGCCGCCCAAACCGCCAGCGACGTCGACATCGTGGTCAACAACGGCGGCGTGCTCAAGAACGGCAACCCGCTCGACGACAACGTGCTGGACAACATCGACTTCGAGTTCGACGTCAACGTCAAGGGCCTGGTCCGCGTCGCCCAGGCCTTCGCCCCCGTGCTCAAAGCCAACGGCGGCGGGGCCTTGGCCCAACTCAACTCGATCGCCTCGATCCGCAACTTCGCGCCCTTCACCAGCTACGCCGCCTCCAAGGCCGCCGCCTACTCGCTCACCCAGGGCCTGCGTGAAGCCCTGGCCGAGCAGAACACCCTGGTCGTCAGCGTCCACCCCGGCCCGATCGCCACCGACATGGGCGACGACGCGGGCTTCGAAGGCGCCCCGCCCGCCACCGTGGTCGCCGACGCCCTGGTCGCTGGCCTGCAAGAAGGCACCTTCCACGTCTTCCCCGACGCGATGGCCAAGGACTTCTGGGGCGCATACGAAGGCTACGCCCAGGCGATCATCGAGCCGGCACTCTCCGAAGGGTAA
- the hemW gene encoding radical SAM family heme chaperone HemW: MEHPQQAISSPFRKGFSPQTAVDALYLHLPFCFHKCHYCDFYSVVEQPGHDRQAAFTEALIAELRQWAEHLDTLAPQTIFAGGGTPTYLRPELWGQLLEAMHRLGLLDRCEEFTVEANPETVTPELMQQLAAGGVNRVSIGAQSFQRESLQALERWHDPDNVPRAVEACRAAGLDNFSLDLIFAIPGQTLDMLDDDLSRLVALSPKHLSTYGLTYEPNTALTARLRVGKVTPIDEDTQREMYQHVLDRLEAEGFEHYEVSNWARTGISDLGLGISDLPDASVGVEQPPASDSVPEIRNPKSEISSRCLHNLAYWQNRNWLGAGPAAASHLDGQRWRNTPNLATYLASCPDPETQDHEQLPEHERTGERLMLGLRLSDGLPLDWIETHLPADDRRRRAIDEMIDIDMLERTDTHLRLTRRGLFVADSVIAKLL; this comes from the coding sequence GTGGAACACCCCCAGCAAGCCATCTCGTCCCCTTTCCGCAAGGGTTTCTCGCCCCAGACCGCGGTCGATGCGCTGTACCTGCACCTGCCGTTTTGCTTCCACAAATGCCACTACTGCGATTTCTACAGCGTGGTCGAGCAGCCCGGGCATGACCGCCAGGCCGCATTCACCGAAGCCCTGATCGCCGAGCTACGCCAGTGGGCCGAGCACCTGGACACACTCGCCCCCCAAACGATCTTCGCCGGGGGCGGCACGCCGACGTACCTCCGCCCCGAACTGTGGGGCCAACTGCTCGAAGCGATGCACCGCCTGGGTCTGCTTGATCGGTGCGAGGAGTTCACGGTCGAAGCCAACCCCGAAACGGTGACCCCCGAGCTCATGCAGCAACTCGCCGCCGGCGGGGTCAACCGCGTGTCGATCGGGGCCCAATCGTTTCAGCGTGAATCGCTCCAGGCCCTCGAGCGTTGGCACGACCCCGACAACGTGCCGCGCGCGGTCGAGGCTTGCCGGGCTGCGGGACTCGACAACTTTTCGCTCGACCTGATATTCGCCATCCCCGGCCAAACCCTGGACATGCTGGACGACGACCTGTCCCGACTGGTCGCGCTGAGCCCTAAGCACCTCTCGACCTACGGCCTGACCTACGAGCCCAACACCGCCCTCACCGCCCGCCTCCGCGTCGGCAAGGTCACGCCCATCGACGAAGACACCCAGCGCGAGATGTACCAGCACGTGCTCGACCGCTTGGAAGCCGAGGGGTTTGAGCACTACGAGGTTTCGAACTGGGCGAGGACGGGGATTTCGGATTTGGGATTGGGGATTTCGGATTTACCAGACGCAAGCGTTGGCGTAGAGCAACCGCCAGCGAGCGATTCGGTTCCCGAAATCCGAAATCCAAAATCCGAAATCTCCTCCCGCTGCCTCCACAACCTCGCCTACTGGCAGAACCGCAACTGGCTCGGAGCGGGGCCCGCCGCGGCGTCGCACCTCGACGGCCAACGCTGGCGCAACACACCCAACCTCGCGACCTACCTCGCCTCCTGCCCCGACCCGGAAACCCAGGACCACGAGCAACTCCCCGAACACGAACGCACCGGCGAACGGCTGATGCTCGGCCTGCGGCTTTCGGACGGCCTACCGTTGGATTGGATCGAAACACATCTGCCCGCCGACGACCGCCGACGCCGAGCGATCGATGAGATGATCGACATCGACATGCTCGAACGCACCGACACGCACCTGCGTCTGACCCGCCGCGGCCTGTTCGTTGCCGATAGCGTGATCGCCAAACTCCTCTAG